Proteins from a single region of Manis javanica isolate MJ-LG chromosome 5, MJ_LKY, whole genome shotgun sequence:
- the TSHZ2 gene encoding teashirt homolog 2 isoform X1 → MPRRKQQAPRRAAGYAQEEQLKAEEGLKEEEEEEEDSGSVAQLQGSNDPATDEELETGAEQKGCFSYQNSPGSHLSNQDAENESLLSDASDQVSDVKSICGRDASDKKASMHPKLPNEAHNCMDKMTAVYANILSDSYWSGLGLGFKLSNSERRNCDTRNGSSKTDFDWHQDALSKSLQQNLPSRSVSKPSLFSSVQLYRQSSKMCGTVFTGASRFRCRQCSAAYDTLVELTVHMNESGHYQDDNRKKDKLRPTSYSKPRKRAFQDMDKEDAQKVLKCMFCGDSFDSLQDLSVHMIKTKHYQKVPLKEPVPTISSKMVTPAKKRVFDVNRPCSPDSTTGSFADSFSSQKSASLQLSSNNRYGYQNGASYTWQFEACKSQILKCMECGSSHDTLQQLTTHMMVTGHFLKVTSSASKKGKQLVLDPLAVEKMQSLSDAPTNDSLAPKPSSNSAPDCTASTTELKKESKKEKPEDINRDEKVMKSEEYEDPLQKPLDPTIKYQYLREEDLEDGSKGGGDILKSLENTVTTAINKAQNGAPSWSAYPSIHAAYQLSEGTKPSLPMGSQVLQIRPNLANKLRPIAPKWKVMPLVSVPTSLAPYTQVKKEPEDKDETAKECGKESPHEDVASSFSHSEGDSFSKSETPSEAKRAEPCAPKEEDKLMKEGGEKERAQPLEPTSSLSNGCSLPGHAPALPCINPLSALQSVLNNHLGKATEPLRSPSCSSPSSSTISLFHKSNLSVTDKQVLSPASTRPASVSRRYLFENNDQPIDLTKSKSKKAESSQAQSCTSPPQKHALSDIADMVKVLPKATTPKPAASSRVPPMKLEMDVRRFEDVSSEVSTLHKRKGRQSNWNPQHLLILQAQFASSLFQTSEGKYLLSDLGPQERMQISKFTGLSMTTISHWLANVKYQLRKTGGTKFLKNMDKGHPIFYCSDCASQFRTPSTYISHLESHLGFQMKDMTRMAMEQQSKVEQEVSRVSSAQRSPETIAGEEDTDSKFKCKLCCRTFVSKHAVKLHLSKTHSKSPEHHSQFVTDVDEE, encoded by the coding sequence GCTATGCCCAAGAGGAACAGCTGAAGGCAGAGGAGGGattaaaagaagaagaggaggaagaagaagacagTGGCTCAGTAGCTCAGCTTCAGGGCAGCAATGACCCAGCGACAGACGAGGAGCTAGAAACAGGCGCGGAGCAGAAAGGCTGCTTCAGCTACCAGAACTCTCCCGGAAGTCATTTGTCCAATCAGGATGCCGAGAACGAGTCTCTGCTGAGCGATGCCAGTGATCAGGTGTCAGACGTCAAGAGCATCTGCGGCCGAGATGCCTCGGACAAGAAAGCAAGCATGCACCCCAAGCTCCCAAACGAAGCCCACAATTGCATGGATAAGATGACTGCTGTCTACGCCAACATCTTGTCCGATTCCTACTGGTCAGGCCTGGGTCTGGGCTTCAAGCTGTCCAACAGCGAGAGGCGGAATTGTGACACCCGAAACGGCAGCAGCAAGACTGATTTTGATTGGCATCAAGATGCTCTGTCCAAAAGCCTGCAGCAGAACTTGCCGTCCAGATCCGTGTCCAAGCCCAGCCTGTTCAGCTCGGTCCAGCTGTACCGGCAGAGCAGTAAGATGTGCGGCACTGTCTTCACCGGGGCCAGCAGATTCCGGTGCCGGCAGTGCAGTGCCGCCTACGACACCTTGGTCGAGTTGACTGTGCACATGAACGAGTCGGGCCACTACCAAGATGACAACCGCAAAAAGGACAAGCTTAGACCCACGAGCTATTCAAAGCCCCGGAAAAGGGCTTTCCAGGACATGGACAAGGAAGATGCTCAAAAGGTTCTGAAATGTATGTTTTGTGGCGACTCCTTTGATTCCCTCCAAGACTTGAGCGTCcacatgataaaaacaaaacattaccaAAAAGTGCCTTTGAAGGAGCCAGTACCAACCATTTCATCAAAAATGGTCACTCCGGCCAAGAAACGCGTCTTTGATGTCAATCGGCCATGTTCCCCCGATTCCACCACAGGGTCGTTTGCAGACTCGTTTTCTTCTCAGAAAAGCGCCAGCTTGCAGCTGTCCTCCAACAATCGCTATGGCTACCAGAACGGCGCCAGCTACACCTGGCAGTTTGAGGCCTGCAAGTCCCAGATCTTAAAGTGTATGGAGTGTGGGAGCTCCCATGATACCTTGCAGCAGCTCACCACCCACATGATGGTCACAGGTCACTTTCTTAAGGTCACCAGCTCTGCCTCCAAGAAAGGGAAGCAGCTAGTGTTGGATCCACTGGCTGTGGAGAAAATGCAGTCTCTGTCAGACGCCCCAACCAATGATTCTCTGGCTCCCAAGCCATCAAGTAACTCAGCTCCGGACTGTACAGCCTCTACAACTGagttaaagaaagaaagcaaaaaagaaaaaccagaggaTATCAACAGGGATGAGAAAGTCATGAAGAGCGAGGAATATGAAGACCCTCTGCAAAAGCCCTTAGACCCTACGATTAAATACCAGTACCTGAGGGAGGAGGACTTGGAGGATGGCTCAAAGGGTGGAGGGGACATTCTGAAGTCACTGGAAAATACTGTTACCACAGCCATCAACAAAGCCCAAAACGGGGCTCCCAGCTGGAGCGCATACCCCAGCATCCATGCGGCCTACCAGCTGTCCGAGGGCACCAAGCCATCCTTGCCCATGGGGTCCCAGGTACTACAGATTCGACCAAATCTTGCCAACAAGTTGAGGCCAATTGCACCGAAGTGGAAGGTAATGCCGCTGGTGTCTGTGCCCACAAGCCTGGCCCCATACACTCAAGTCAAGAAGGAGCCAGAAGACAAAGATGAAACTGCCAAGGAGTGTGGGAAAGAAAGTCCCCACGAAGATGTGGCATCATCCTTCAGCCATAGCGAGGGGGATTCTTTCTCCAAAAGTGAGACCCCCTCAGAAGCCAAAAGGGCTGAGCCTTGTGCCCCGAAGGAGGAGGACAAGCTGATGAAggagggtggggagaaagagagagccCAGCCCCTGGAGCCAACCTCTTCTCTCAGCAATGGCTGCTCCCTCCCCGGCCATGCCCCGGCCCTGCCATGCATCAACCCACTCAGCGCCCTGCAGTCCGTCCTGAACAATCACCTGGGCAAAGCCACGGAACCCTTGCgctctccttcctgctccagccCAAGCTCAAGCACAATTTCTCTTTTTCACAAGTCGAATCTCAGTGTCACGGACAAACAGGTTTTGAGTCCTGCCTCCACAAGGCCAGCCAGTGTGTCTAGGCGCTACCTGTTTGAGAACAACGATCAGCCTATCGACCTGACCAAGTCTAAAAGCAAGAAAGCCGAGTCCTCGCAAGCACAATCCTGTACATCCCCGCCTCAGAAGCACGCCCTGTCTGACATCGCTGACATGGTCAAAGTCCTCCCCAAAGCCACCACCCCAAAACCTGCCGCTTCCTCGAGGGTGCCTCCCATGAAACTGGAAATGGATGTCAGACGCTTTGAGGATGTCTCCAGCGAAGTCTCAACTTTGCACAAAAGAAAAGGGCGGCAGTCCAACTGGAACCCTCAGCATCTTCTGATCTTGCAGGCTCAGTTTGCCTCCAGCCTCTTCCAGACCTCGGAGGGCAAATACCTGCTGTCCGATCTGGGCCCACAAGAGAGAATGCAGATCTCAAAGTTTACGGGACTCTCCATGACAACGATCAGCCACTGGCTGGCGAACGTCAAGTACCAACTTAGGAAAACAGGCGGGACAAAATTTCTGAAGAACATGGACAAAGGACACCCGATCTTTTATTGTAGTGACTGTGCCTCCCAATTTAGAACCCCTTCCACCTACATCAGTCACTTAGAATCTCACCTGGGTTTCCAGATGAAGGACATGACCCGCATGGCCATGGAACAGCAAAGCAAAGTGGAGCAAGAGGTCTCCCGGGTGTCTTCGGCTCAGAGGTCTCCAGAAACAATAGCTGGCGAAGAGGACACAGACTCTAAATTCAAGTGTAAGTTGTGCTGTCGGACATTTGTGAGCAAACATGCAGTAAAACTCCACCTAAGCAAAACGCACAGCAAGTCACCCGAACACCATTCACAGTTTGTAACAGACGTGGATGAAGAATAG
- the TSHZ2 gene encoding teashirt homolog 2 isoform X2, whose product MPRRKQQAPRRAAGYAQEEQLKAEEGLKEEEEEEEDSGSVAQLQGSNDPATDEELETGAEQKGCFSYQNSPGSHLSNQDAENESLLSDASDQVSDVKSICGRDASDKKASMHPKLPNEAHNCMDKMTAVYANILSDSYWSGLGLGFKLSNSERRNCDTRNGSSKTDFDWHQDALSKSLQQNLPSRSVSKPSLFSSVQLYRQSSKMCGTVFTGASRFRCRQCSAAYDTLVELTVHMNESGHYQDDNRKKDKLRPTSYSKPRKRAFQDMDKEDAQKVLKCMFCGDSFDSLQDLSVHMIKTKHYQKVPLKEPVPTISSKMVTPAKKRVFDVNRPCSPDSTTGSFADSFSSQKSASLQLSSNNRYGYQNGASYTWQFEACKSQILKCMECGSSHDTLQQLTTHMMVTGHFLKVTSSASKKGKQLVLDPLAVEKMQSLSDAPTNDSLAPKPSSNSAPDCTASTTELKKESKKEKPEDINRDEKVMKSEEYEDPLQKPLDPTIKYQYLREEDLEDGSKGGGDILKSLENTVTTAINKAQNGAPSWSAYPSIHAAYQLSEGTKPSLPMGSQVLQIRPNLANKLRPIAPKWKVMPLVSVPTSLAPYTQVKKEPEDKDETAKECGKESPHEDVASSFSHSEGDSFSKSETPSEAKRAEPCAPKEEDKLMKEGGEKERAQPLEPTSSLSNGCSLPGHAPALPCINPLSALQSVLNNHLGKATEPLRSPSCSSPSSSTISLFHKSNLSVTDKQVLSPASTRPASVSRRYLFENNDQPIDLTKSKSKKAESSQAQSCTSPPQKHALSDIADMVKVLPKATTPKPAASSRVPPMKLEMDVRRFEDVSSEVSTLHKRKGRQSNWNPQHLLILQAQFASSLFQTSEGKYLLSDLGPQERMQISKFTGLSMTTISHWLANVKYQLRKTGGTKFLKNMDKGHPIFYCSDCASQFRTPSTYISHLESHLGFQMKDMTRMAMEQQSKVEQEVSRVSSAQRSPETIAGEEDTDSKFK is encoded by the coding sequence GCTATGCCCAAGAGGAACAGCTGAAGGCAGAGGAGGGattaaaagaagaagaggaggaagaagaagacagTGGCTCAGTAGCTCAGCTTCAGGGCAGCAATGACCCAGCGACAGACGAGGAGCTAGAAACAGGCGCGGAGCAGAAAGGCTGCTTCAGCTACCAGAACTCTCCCGGAAGTCATTTGTCCAATCAGGATGCCGAGAACGAGTCTCTGCTGAGCGATGCCAGTGATCAGGTGTCAGACGTCAAGAGCATCTGCGGCCGAGATGCCTCGGACAAGAAAGCAAGCATGCACCCCAAGCTCCCAAACGAAGCCCACAATTGCATGGATAAGATGACTGCTGTCTACGCCAACATCTTGTCCGATTCCTACTGGTCAGGCCTGGGTCTGGGCTTCAAGCTGTCCAACAGCGAGAGGCGGAATTGTGACACCCGAAACGGCAGCAGCAAGACTGATTTTGATTGGCATCAAGATGCTCTGTCCAAAAGCCTGCAGCAGAACTTGCCGTCCAGATCCGTGTCCAAGCCCAGCCTGTTCAGCTCGGTCCAGCTGTACCGGCAGAGCAGTAAGATGTGCGGCACTGTCTTCACCGGGGCCAGCAGATTCCGGTGCCGGCAGTGCAGTGCCGCCTACGACACCTTGGTCGAGTTGACTGTGCACATGAACGAGTCGGGCCACTACCAAGATGACAACCGCAAAAAGGACAAGCTTAGACCCACGAGCTATTCAAAGCCCCGGAAAAGGGCTTTCCAGGACATGGACAAGGAAGATGCTCAAAAGGTTCTGAAATGTATGTTTTGTGGCGACTCCTTTGATTCCCTCCAAGACTTGAGCGTCcacatgataaaaacaaaacattaccaAAAAGTGCCTTTGAAGGAGCCAGTACCAACCATTTCATCAAAAATGGTCACTCCGGCCAAGAAACGCGTCTTTGATGTCAATCGGCCATGTTCCCCCGATTCCACCACAGGGTCGTTTGCAGACTCGTTTTCTTCTCAGAAAAGCGCCAGCTTGCAGCTGTCCTCCAACAATCGCTATGGCTACCAGAACGGCGCCAGCTACACCTGGCAGTTTGAGGCCTGCAAGTCCCAGATCTTAAAGTGTATGGAGTGTGGGAGCTCCCATGATACCTTGCAGCAGCTCACCACCCACATGATGGTCACAGGTCACTTTCTTAAGGTCACCAGCTCTGCCTCCAAGAAAGGGAAGCAGCTAGTGTTGGATCCACTGGCTGTGGAGAAAATGCAGTCTCTGTCAGACGCCCCAACCAATGATTCTCTGGCTCCCAAGCCATCAAGTAACTCAGCTCCGGACTGTACAGCCTCTACAACTGagttaaagaaagaaagcaaaaaagaaaaaccagaggaTATCAACAGGGATGAGAAAGTCATGAAGAGCGAGGAATATGAAGACCCTCTGCAAAAGCCCTTAGACCCTACGATTAAATACCAGTACCTGAGGGAGGAGGACTTGGAGGATGGCTCAAAGGGTGGAGGGGACATTCTGAAGTCACTGGAAAATACTGTTACCACAGCCATCAACAAAGCCCAAAACGGGGCTCCCAGCTGGAGCGCATACCCCAGCATCCATGCGGCCTACCAGCTGTCCGAGGGCACCAAGCCATCCTTGCCCATGGGGTCCCAGGTACTACAGATTCGACCAAATCTTGCCAACAAGTTGAGGCCAATTGCACCGAAGTGGAAGGTAATGCCGCTGGTGTCTGTGCCCACAAGCCTGGCCCCATACACTCAAGTCAAGAAGGAGCCAGAAGACAAAGATGAAACTGCCAAGGAGTGTGGGAAAGAAAGTCCCCACGAAGATGTGGCATCATCCTTCAGCCATAGCGAGGGGGATTCTTTCTCCAAAAGTGAGACCCCCTCAGAAGCCAAAAGGGCTGAGCCTTGTGCCCCGAAGGAGGAGGACAAGCTGATGAAggagggtggggagaaagagagagccCAGCCCCTGGAGCCAACCTCTTCTCTCAGCAATGGCTGCTCCCTCCCCGGCCATGCCCCGGCCCTGCCATGCATCAACCCACTCAGCGCCCTGCAGTCCGTCCTGAACAATCACCTGGGCAAAGCCACGGAACCCTTGCgctctccttcctgctccagccCAAGCTCAAGCACAATTTCTCTTTTTCACAAGTCGAATCTCAGTGTCACGGACAAACAGGTTTTGAGTCCTGCCTCCACAAGGCCAGCCAGTGTGTCTAGGCGCTACCTGTTTGAGAACAACGATCAGCCTATCGACCTGACCAAGTCTAAAAGCAAGAAAGCCGAGTCCTCGCAAGCACAATCCTGTACATCCCCGCCTCAGAAGCACGCCCTGTCTGACATCGCTGACATGGTCAAAGTCCTCCCCAAAGCCACCACCCCAAAACCTGCCGCTTCCTCGAGGGTGCCTCCCATGAAACTGGAAATGGATGTCAGACGCTTTGAGGATGTCTCCAGCGAAGTCTCAACTTTGCACAAAAGAAAAGGGCGGCAGTCCAACTGGAACCCTCAGCATCTTCTGATCTTGCAGGCTCAGTTTGCCTCCAGCCTCTTCCAGACCTCGGAGGGCAAATACCTGCTGTCCGATCTGGGCCCACAAGAGAGAATGCAGATCTCAAAGTTTACGGGACTCTCCATGACAACGATCAGCCACTGGCTGGCGAACGTCAAGTACCAACTTAGGAAAACAGGCGGGACAAAATTTCTGAAGAACATGGACAAAGGACACCCGATCTTTTATTGTAGTGACTGTGCCTCCCAATTTAGAACCCCTTCCACCTACATCAGTCACTTAGAATCTCACCTGGGTTTCCAGATGAAGGACATGACCCGCATGGCCATGGAACAGCAAAGCAAAGTGGAGCAAGAGGTCTCCCGGGTGTCTTCGGCTCAGAGGTCTCCAGAAACAATAGCTGGCGAAGAGGACACAGACTCTAAATTCAAGT